The Bos javanicus breed banteng chromosome 18, ARS-OSU_banteng_1.0, whole genome shotgun sequence genome has a segment encoding these proteins:
- the LOC133230485 gene encoding free fatty acid receptor 2-like, with protein MAPSPQNLGLFLVYFLSFLFGLPANLLALWAFLGHVRQPHPAPIHILLLSLTLADLLLLLLFKMVGAAHNFAWPLENTLCALTGFGFYCGIYCSTWLLVGISVERYRSVAFPLQYKLNRRPVYGVIAAVAIWLLSFGHCSVVIIVQYLPTNSSREANSRPVSYDNFTQEQLCVVLPVRLELCLLFFFIPMGVTIFCYWRLLRILLSQSQVVTRKHWGAVALVVETLFNFLVCFRPYNVSHVVGFFHKTSERWRVCAVVLTALNACIDPLILYFSSSAVRRAFDKRLQSGGASLAGYWRRRAGQPAAERGNGSLGAAI; from the coding sequence ATGGCCCCAAGTCCCCAAAACCTGGGACTTTTCCTTGTCTACTTTCTATCTTTCCTCTTCGGTCTCCCTGCCAACCTCCTGGCGCTGTGGGCCTTCCTGGGGCACGTGCGCCAGCCCCACCCTGCACCCATCCACATCCTCCTGCTCAGCCTGACGCTGGCCGacctcctgctgcttctgctcttCAAGATGGTTGGGGCTGCGCATAATTTCGCCTGGCCCCTGGAGAACACGCTCTGTGCCCTCACAGGTTTCGGCTTCTACTGTGGCATCTACTGCAGCACGTGGCTGCTGGTGGGCATCAGCGTGGAGCGCTACCGCAGCGTGGCTTTCCCCCTGCAGTACAAGCTGAACCGCCGGCCCGTGTACGGAGTGATCGCTGCCGTAGCCATCTGGCTCTTGTCCTTTGGACACTGTAGTGTTGTGATCATTGTCCAGTACTTACCAACCAACTCGTCGCGGGAGGCCAACAGCCGCCCTGTCTCCTATGACAACTTCACCCAAGAGCAGCTGTGCGTGGTGCTTCCTGTGCGGCTGGAACTGTgcctcctcttctttttcatccCCATGGGGGTCACCATCTTCTGTTACTGGCGTTTGCTGCGAATCCTTCTCTCCCAGTCGCAAGTGGTGACCCGGAAGCACTGGGGAGCTGTGGCGCTGGTTGTTGAGACGCTGTTCAATTTCCTGGTCTGTTTCCGGCCCTACAATGTATCTCACGTGGTGGGGTTCTTCCATAAGACCAGCGAAAGGTGGCGGGTCTGCGCCGTGGTGCTCACCGCTCTAAATGCGTGCATCGACCctttgattttgtatttctccTCCTCAGCTGTGCGCAGAGCCTTTGATAAAAGGCTGCAGAGCGGGGGCGCCTCCCTGGCAGGGTACTGGAGGAGGCGAGCCGGACAGCCAGCTGCAGAGAGAGGAAATGGGAGCTTAGGTGCGGCCATATGA